Proteins encoded within one genomic window of Nordella sp. HKS 07:
- the gltS gene encoding sodium/glutamate symporter, with the protein MLELDAAQVLHVRPFLSVTAGILVLFVGKLLTQRLAILREYNIPEPVTGGLLFSIAFGLVYFISGIKVDFELTARDILLVYFFTVIGLNARIGDLAKGGKPLAILLAVTVAFMLVENFVGVGSVRLLGLDPSVGLLAGSISMTGGHGTAIAWAPVVAETRGVTNAMEIGIVCATMGLVLASLVGGPVARFLIQRYRLEAPPEQLFDVGVRTEAQHPQIDYFSFLRAILAIHVAGIIGIIGHRALEDIGVKVPLFLPCLAAGIILTNLLPRILPVGAWPSRTPALALIAEVSLGVFLAMSLMSMKLWTLADLAGPLSVLLALQLVLALLFAVYVCFRALGRTYDAAVVSAGFIGFALGATPTAMANMTAVTQRHGPSHVAFLIVPLVGAFFIDIANAIIIQMFLAAF; encoded by the coding sequence ATGCTCGAGCTCGATGCGGCGCAGGTGCTGCACGTCCGACCGTTCCTTTCGGTCACTGCAGGGATTCTTGTGCTTTTCGTTGGCAAGTTGCTCACCCAGCGTCTGGCGATTCTGCGCGAGTACAACATCCCAGAGCCGGTAACCGGTGGGCTCCTCTTCTCGATTGCGTTCGGCCTAGTCTATTTTATCTCTGGTATAAAAGTCGACTTTGAATTGACGGCGCGCGACATACTGCTTGTCTATTTCTTTACGGTGATCGGCCTGAACGCCCGTATCGGTGATCTTGCGAAGGGTGGGAAACCGCTCGCAATACTCCTCGCCGTGACTGTGGCGTTCATGTTGGTTGAGAACTTCGTCGGTGTAGGCTCAGTCCGCCTCCTCGGACTGGACCCGTCGGTCGGATTGCTCGCAGGCAGCATTTCTATGACCGGGGGTCACGGCACCGCGATCGCATGGGCTCCTGTCGTCGCTGAAACACGAGGGGTCACCAATGCAATGGAAATTGGTATTGTCTGCGCTACCATGGGGCTCGTCCTTGCGAGCCTTGTTGGAGGTCCGGTCGCCCGCTTCCTCATTCAGCGGTACCGTCTCGAAGCACCACCCGAACAACTGTTTGATGTTGGGGTGCGCACTGAAGCACAACATCCGCAAATCGACTATTTCTCTTTCCTGCGCGCCATCCTCGCCATTCACGTTGCTGGGATTATCGGTATTATTGGCCACAGAGCTTTGGAGGATATCGGCGTCAAGGTTCCACTGTTTCTTCCTTGCCTTGCAGCCGGAATCATCCTCACAAACCTGCTACCTCGCATCTTGCCAGTCGGTGCTTGGCCTAGTCGTACGCCCGCGCTCGCACTCATCGCCGAGGTCTCACTCGGTGTGTTCCTCGCGATGTCACTTATGAGCATGAAGCTATGGACTCTTGCCGATCTCGCGGGTCCTCTCTCCGTGCTGCTTGCGCTACAGCTCGTGCTGGCTCTGCTATTTGCCGTCTATGTCTGTTTCCGCGCACTGGGGCGAACGTATGATGCGGCAGTAGTGTCTGCGGGCTTCATCGGCTTCGCTCTCGGTGCGACGCCAACAGCAATGGCGAACATGACCGCGGTAACGCAAAGACACGGGCCTTCGCATGTGGCGTTCCTCATCGTGCCGCTTGTAGGCGCGTTCTTCATCGATATTGCCAATGCAATCATTATCCAGATGTTTCTTGCTGCCTTCTGA
- a CDS encoding type I secretion system permease/ATPase, which translates to MREQSYGAQTVGNELRAAFRHSAGALLGVGIFSGVVNVLGLTGSLYMLQVYDRVLPSKSVPTLVGITIIMVWLYAAYGLLDFVRMRLLVRIGNALDRKLHEKVFAASLLLPLRAGREGSHVQPIRDLDQIRSFVSGTGPTAFFDLPWLPFYLVIIYMLHPSLGILATVGAVVSVLLTLAAEGLGRAPSKRATQSVTLRNSYADAGRRNAEVIRAMGLSTRFGHLWSEQSRRFLGDQRRISDVVGAAGTLSRMLRMMLQSLMLGLGAYLVMSGEASSGIMIASSIMLARSLAPVDIAIANWRGFMSARQSYAQLSKTLTAFADRHQPMALPRPKQCLSVESLTVAAPGQQKALINNVTFTLQAGAGLGVIGPSASGKSTLSRALVGAWPALRGTVRLDHAALEQWDVEALGRDIGYLPQDIELFDGTVAENISRFDPEAKGQNILAAAQAAGVDQMILRLPDGFQTRVGDGGAALSAGQRQLVGLARALYGDPFLVVLDEPNSNLDTDGDLSLAKAIQGVRQRGGIVVVVAHRPSGLANVDQVLVMGGGTMRAFGPKNEVLANMTRPAAQAHAQPAAHAASGPTSTVVSMYDRKGS; encoded by the coding sequence ATGAGAGAACAGTCGTACGGCGCGCAAACAGTAGGTAACGAACTGCGGGCAGCTTTCCGGCACAGTGCCGGTGCGTTGTTGGGCGTCGGGATCTTCTCCGGCGTGGTCAATGTCCTCGGTCTTACCGGCTCTCTCTACATGCTGCAGGTCTACGACCGCGTACTGCCGTCGAAGAGCGTGCCGACGCTGGTCGGCATCACCATTATCATGGTCTGGCTCTATGCCGCCTATGGCTTGCTCGACTTCGTCCGCATGCGGCTTCTGGTCCGTATCGGCAATGCGCTCGACCGCAAGCTGCACGAGAAGGTGTTCGCCGCATCGCTGCTTTTGCCGCTCAGGGCGGGACGGGAAGGATCGCACGTGCAGCCGATCCGCGACCTCGACCAGATCCGCAGCTTCGTTTCCGGAACCGGGCCAACCGCTTTCTTTGACCTGCCATGGCTGCCGTTTTACCTGGTCATCATCTACATGTTGCATCCGTCGCTTGGAATCCTGGCGACGGTTGGCGCGGTCGTCAGCGTACTTTTGACCCTGGCGGCCGAGGGTCTCGGGCGTGCGCCGTCGAAGCGAGCGACGCAATCGGTGACCTTGCGCAACTCCTACGCCGACGCCGGCCGACGCAACGCCGAGGTCATTCGCGCGATGGGTCTTTCCACCCGGTTCGGCCACCTATGGAGCGAGCAGAGCCGGCGCTTCCTCGGAGACCAGCGGCGGATCTCCGACGTGGTCGGCGCGGCCGGCACGTTGTCGCGGATGCTGAGGATGATGCTGCAATCGCTCATGCTCGGTCTCGGTGCTTATTTGGTGATGTCTGGCGAAGCCTCGTCGGGCATCATGATTGCGTCCTCGATCATGTTGGCAAGATCGCTCGCCCCCGTCGATATCGCCATCGCCAACTGGCGGGGCTTTATGTCGGCAAGGCAGAGCTACGCGCAGCTGTCAAAGACACTGACGGCCTTTGCCGACCGGCATCAGCCAATGGCGCTGCCGCGGCCGAAGCAGTGCCTGTCGGTGGAATCCCTGACGGTCGCCGCGCCTGGCCAGCAGAAGGCGCTCATCAACAACGTTACCTTCACCCTCCAGGCTGGAGCCGGACTAGGCGTGATCGGTCCGAGCGCATCTGGAAAGTCGACGCTGTCGCGCGCCCTCGTGGGTGCCTGGCCGGCGTTACGCGGCACGGTCCGGCTCGACCACGCGGCGCTCGAGCAGTGGGATGTCGAGGCGCTCGGCCGTGACATCGGCTACCTGCCGCAGGACATCGAACTGTTTGACGGCACGGTCGCCGAAAACATCTCCCGCTTCGATCCCGAGGCCAAGGGTCAGAACATCCTCGCTGCGGCGCAGGCGGCCGGCGTCGATCAAATGATTCTCAGGCTGCCGGACGGCTTCCAGACCCGGGTCGGTGACGGTGGCGCGGCACTCTCGGCGGGACAGCGACAGCTGGTCGGGCTGGCGCGCGCGCTCTATGGCGATCCGTTCCTTGTAGTGCTCGACGAGCCCAACTCCAATCTCGACACTGACGGCGATCTCTCGCTGGCAAAAGCGATCCAGGGCGTGCGCCAGCGTGGCGGTATCGTCGTGGTGGTCGCCCACCGCCCGTCAGGGCTCGCCAATGTCGACCAGGTGTTGGTGATGGGGGGCGGGACGATGCGGGCATTCGGGCCGAAGAACGAAGTGCTTGCCAACATGACCCGGCCCGCGGCCCAGGCTCATGCTCAGCCGGCAGCTCATGCCGCATCGGGGCCAACCTCGACTGTAGTTTCCATGTACGATCGAAAGGGATCCTAA
- a CDS encoding tetratricopeptide repeat protein, translating to MTQGDLGNALRTLGERESGTARLEESVVACRAALEERTRERVPLEWAKTQNDLGLVLWTLGKRESGTARLEEAVAAYGAALEEMTRERVPLQWALTQKNLGNALQTLGEREQQHGSIAVAGD from the coding sequence ATGACTCAGGGCGACCTGGGCAATGCCCTTCGGACGCTCGGCGAGCGGGAGAGCGGCACGGCGCGGCTCGAGGAATCAGTTGTCGCATGTCGCGCGGCGCTAGAGGAGAGGACCCGAGAGCGGGTGCCGCTAGAGTGGGCGAAGACCCAGAACGATCTCGGCCTTGTGCTTTGGACGCTCGGCAAGCGCGAGAGTGGGACTGCGCGGCTCGAGGAAGCGGTTGCGGCCTATGGCGCGGCGCTGGAGGAGATGACCCGCGAGCGCGTACCGCTCCAATGGGCCCTGACCCAGAAGAATCTCGGCAACGCGCTTCAGACGCTCGGCGAGCGTGAGCAACAACATGGGTCCATAGCAGTCGCCGGTGACTGA
- a CDS encoding AraC family transcriptional regulator, with amino-acid sequence MASDVSLLVRPLWTRCIATELKNEGADVDAALAASGLDWRSLNKADGWIPFVRHAELFEIAARELKNDCYGMTLAQRVDVRDGDVFAYLGVASHSVEAALRNMARYSTVFSEAFQVELDLDDGFGTLNFTAQHPSLSEYCQASEFRHSLIVLACRSFTGKQITPRAVHFIHQRRKGVASLVELFGCPVKFGQSHERIIFSKNELATPITSADHRLLAILRTYAEETLRGRPKRRPELIQKLERRLIELIPTGEARVKIVAAELGMSERTLVRRLADNDTSFADIVDRLRHDLASKYLRQRELSLTHIAFLLGYSNQSAFSTACRRWTGKAPRELRAA; translated from the coding sequence ATGGCAAGTGACGTCTCTTTGTTGGTCAGACCCCTGTGGACGCGCTGCATTGCTACCGAGCTGAAGAACGAGGGAGCGGATGTCGACGCCGCTCTTGCTGCATCCGGCTTAGATTGGCGTTCGCTTAACAAGGCCGACGGATGGATACCGTTTGTGCGTCATGCCGAGCTATTCGAAATCGCTGCTCGCGAACTCAAGAACGACTGTTACGGAATGACCCTGGCCCAGCGGGTCGATGTGCGCGACGGGGATGTGTTTGCCTATCTGGGTGTCGCTTCTCACTCAGTCGAAGCGGCGTTACGAAACATGGCGCGCTACTCTACGGTGTTCTCTGAGGCCTTCCAGGTCGAGCTCGATCTTGATGACGGTTTCGGCACTCTGAACTTTACGGCTCAGCACCCGTCACTTTCTGAATATTGTCAGGCCTCCGAGTTCAGACACTCCCTTATCGTGCTCGCCTGTCGGTCCTTCACCGGCAAGCAAATAACGCCGCGCGCTGTCCACTTCATTCATCAGCGCCGCAAAGGGGTGGCCAGTCTAGTGGAGTTGTTCGGATGTCCGGTGAAGTTTGGCCAAAGCCACGAGCGGATCATCTTCAGCAAGAACGAGCTCGCCACGCCGATCACTTCCGCTGACCACCGCCTTCTGGCAATCCTGCGCACTTATGCCGAGGAAACTCTCCGCGGCCGACCGAAGCGGCGTCCGGAGCTCATTCAGAAGCTGGAGCGGCGATTGATCGAGCTCATTCCTACTGGCGAGGCGCGGGTCAAAATCGTTGCTGCTGAACTTGGCATGAGCGAGCGCACCCTGGTACGCCGGCTTGCCGATAATGACACTTCATTTGCCGATATCGTGGACCGTCTGCGACATGACCTCGCCAGCAAGTATTTGCGCCAGAGGGAGCTGAGCCTTACGCACATAGCCTTTCTTCTGGGCTACTCGAACCAGAGCGCCTTCAGTACTGCGTGCCGTCGCTGGACGGGCAAGGCGCCCCGGGAACTGAGGGCCGCTTAG
- a CDS encoding toll/interleukin-1 receptor domain-containing protein — protein sequence MVGILGSDHPVGETWRDNIGKSLDEAGCVVVAWSSNSINSRWVQEEADEARERRILIPLLLDRVKPPMGFRDLQAANLAHVNLTTAALAPVLASIEAVLDTTSRTRPGIRPAAPDASANGRRDSTAFGRTVGVPVLVSVAG from the coding sequence GTGGTCGGTATTCTGGGATCGGACCATCCCGTCGGCGAGACTTGGCGTGACAACATCGGTAAGTCGTTGGATGAGGCCGGTTGCGTAGTGGTCGCGTGGTCAAGTAATTCGATCAATTCCCGTTGGGTGCAAGAAGAAGCTGATGAGGCCCGCGAGCGAAGAATCCTTATTCCACTTCTTCTTGACCGTGTTAAGCCGCCAATGGGTTTCCGCGACCTGCAAGCCGCGAACCTTGCTCATGTGAACCTTACCACTGCGGCGCTCGCGCCTGTCCTCGCCAGCATCGAAGCGGTCCTCGACACCACTTCTCGGACTAGACCTGGCATAAGACCCGCGGCGCCGGATGCCTCCGCCAATGGGCGGAGAGACAGCACGGCATTTGGTCGGACAGTGGGTGTTCCGGTACTCGTGTCTGTGGCTGGCTGA
- a CDS encoding calcium-binding protein, with amino-acid sequence MPNFFNKLGSFTVVGTSLQDGFFAFTSDANLDHILPDATLRTLNWATGIKNSNGSSYVVNMTNVQVSTDLLQGGDKSDVLYGSNLSDAVFYNNGTLGSGVGGFDSIEQFFLGGGNDFLDLTGHGVGGVDYAKDVVVNGGAGDDIIIGGAGKDTIDGDAGNDTIFGYRGSDTIRGGAGNDTLYGDDLGFNGISGDDLLQGGAGNDTLYGGAGTDRLEGGDDNDVLYGGRGGDNLFGEAGDDTLYGDDAGTNGNDKLDGGSGNDTIFAGGGDDESYGGIGNDIINGEAGNDFLRGDAGDDLLDGGAGNDTINGGVGTDTLKGQAGTDRLIGGTGKDTMTGGTEADTFVFNVGDTSLNSSTYDRITDFKTGVDSVDLSFVAGPLASSAYAEGTISTNVYATALATANSLMSSGTTAVFVAGTVDGWLFWDSNNDSILDQAALMQGLNATAKFDYLDIT; translated from the coding sequence ATGCCAAATTTTTTCAACAAGTTGGGAAGTTTCACAGTCGTTGGCACGAGTCTGCAGGATGGATTTTTCGCATTCACTTCCGACGCCAATCTTGACCACATATTGCCGGACGCGACCTTGCGCACCCTCAACTGGGCCACTGGAATCAAGAATTCCAATGGCTCTTCCTATGTGGTCAACATGACCAATGTCCAGGTTTCCACGGACCTCCTTCAGGGTGGAGACAAGTCGGATGTTCTCTATGGTTCAAACCTCAGCGACGCCGTTTTCTACAACAACGGAACACTCGGCAGCGGGGTCGGCGGGTTCGATTCAATAGAACAGTTCTTTCTTGGCGGCGGCAACGACTTCCTCGATCTCACTGGTCATGGCGTCGGCGGCGTAGACTATGCGAAGGATGTCGTTGTTAATGGGGGGGCCGGTGACGACATCATTATCGGAGGCGCCGGTAAAGACACCATTGATGGCGATGCAGGCAATGACACGATATTCGGCTATCGCGGTTCTGACACCATAAGAGGTGGAGCGGGCAACGATACGCTGTATGGCGACGATCTGGGCTTTAACGGCATATCAGGTGACGACTTGCTCCAGGGCGGGGCAGGGAATGACACTCTCTATGGCGGCGCCGGAACGGACCGTCTCGAAGGTGGCGATGATAATGACGTGCTTTACGGCGGGCGTGGCGGCGACAATCTGTTTGGCGAAGCCGGCGATGATACTCTTTATGGCGATGACGCAGGCACCAATGGCAACGACAAGCTGGACGGCGGATCCGGCAATGATACGATTTTTGCCGGCGGAGGTGATGACGAAAGTTATGGCGGCATCGGCAATGATATCATCAACGGAGAAGCCGGAAACGACTTCCTGCGCGGCGATGCCGGTGATGATCTGCTGGATGGAGGGGCTGGCAACGACACGATCAACGGCGGCGTAGGAACCGACACATTGAAAGGCCAGGCCGGAACCGACCGGCTGATTGGCGGAACTGGCAAGGACACAATGACGGGTGGGACCGAGGCGGACACCTTCGTCTTCAACGTCGGGGACACTTCACTTAACAGTTCGACCTATGACCGGATTACCGATTTTAAGACCGGAGTGGATTCAGTCGATCTCTCATTCGTGGCCGGGCCATTGGCATCTTCCGCCTACGCTGAGGGGACAATTTCGACCAATGTTTACGCGACGGCGCTCGCCACGGCCAACTCCCTGATGTCCAGCGGAACAACGGCAGTATTTGTTGCCGGTACGGTTGATGGTTGGCTCTTCTGGGATTCAAACAACGACTCAATACTCGATCAGGCCGCGCTCATGCAGGGTCTTAACGCTACCGCGAAATTCGACTATCTGGATATCACGTGA
- a CDS encoding alpha-hydroxy acid oxidase gives MRPDIETRFLSLADFEPAAREVLPHAVYEYIAAGAGDEITKRDNEAAFDRIRLRPRVLRDVTRLDTGITLFRQNLPHPIILAPIAYQRLAHLEGEVAAARGAGAAEAVFTLGTTATATIEDCVAVSQSPVWFLLYWQSDRGFNGELVSRMAALGAKAIIVTVDTPTPGDRRRQFRAGLKIPDSLATPYFKDRNTGVIKAGTAQRRAMPTWADITWLRSLTTLPLILKGILDPDDAEQAIGTGVDAIAVSNHGSRNLDTLPATIDALPAIAERVAGRIPIIFDGGVRRGTDVMKAIALGASAVMIGRPYVYALATGGAEGVAHCVNLLRRDFELAMALTGRARIGEIDRSLIW, from the coding sequence ATGCGGCCTGACATCGAAACCCGGTTTCTCTCCCTGGCGGATTTTGAACCGGCGGCGCGGGAGGTATTGCCGCACGCGGTTTACGAGTACATTGCCGCCGGTGCTGGCGACGAAATCACCAAGCGTGACAATGAAGCCGCATTCGACCGCATCAGGCTAAGGCCGCGCGTGCTGCGCGATGTGACGAGACTTGATACCGGGATCACACTCTTCAGGCAAAATCTGCCGCATCCGATCATCCTGGCGCCAATAGCATATCAGCGGCTGGCGCATCTGGAAGGCGAGGTGGCGGCGGCGCGCGGCGCCGGAGCGGCTGAAGCGGTGTTCACTCTGGGTACCACGGCAACGGCAACAATCGAGGATTGCGTGGCGGTGAGCCAATCCCCAGTCTGGTTCCTGCTCTATTGGCAAAGCGATCGCGGTTTCAATGGCGAGCTCGTATCGCGCATGGCGGCACTGGGGGCAAAGGCGATCATCGTGACGGTCGACACCCCGACACCAGGCGATCGCCGCAGACAGTTCCGGGCAGGACTCAAAATTCCAGATAGCCTCGCAACGCCATACTTCAAGGACCGGAACACCGGCGTGATCAAAGCTGGCACTGCGCAGCGGCGGGCCATGCCGACCTGGGCGGATATTACCTGGCTGCGTTCGCTGACAACCCTGCCGCTTATCCTGAAGGGCATCCTCGATCCTGACGATGCCGAGCAGGCGATCGGAACCGGTGTCGATGCCATCGCGGTCTCGAACCACGGTTCGCGTAACCTCGACACCCTGCCGGCGACCATCGACGCCTTGCCCGCCATCGCGGAGCGGGTGGCCGGACGGATTCCCATCATCTTCGACGGCGGCGTGAGGCGTGGCACCGACGTTATGAAGGCGATTGCCCTTGGGGCGAGCGCAGTCATGATTGGCCGCCCCTATGTCTACGCCCTGGCAACAGGTGGTGCCGAGGGCGTAGCCCATTGTGTCAACCTGCTTCGACGGGACTTCGAGTTGGCCATGGCGCTAACCGGCCGGGCGCGCATCGGCGAGATCGACCGGTCGCTGATCTGGTGA
- a CDS encoding HlyD family type I secretion periplasmic adaptor subunit, which produces MSSASEKRADSGEGIRANILFGLSVSILLVGGVVAWAAATSLAGAVISQGSVVVESNAKKVQHQTGGIIGQILVKEGDRVSAGDVIVRLDETTSRASLQIIAQQYDRTVARQARLQAERLGLSEIAFPEDIAKRATDPDLETVIAGEKALFESRARASTGLKSQLEARSGQLKRQIEGLTAQRKATDDAASLVERDFNTLQKLYEKKLTPLERVSQLQLDLSRLHGESGRLAAAIAETEGKISETKLQALQVDEDMRKDVNEELRELDGKEVELVERKVVAQDQLARTEIRAPQSGFVQELAVHTVGGVIAPGETLMLIVPEQDRLVVDAMVAPASIDDVKPGQPASIRFPAFDVATTPECKGTVQRVSADLIKDPQRQVSYFVARTVLDDQAACLKDAKRLQPGMPAEVHIQTGERKVLSYVLKPLSDQMHRAFRE; this is translated from the coding sequence ATGTCATCCGCTTCAGAAAAGCGCGCCGACTCCGGTGAAGGCATCCGGGCCAATATCCTGTTTGGTCTTTCGGTTTCGATCCTGCTCGTCGGCGGAGTCGTGGCGTGGGCAGCGGCAACCTCACTGGCAGGGGCCGTCATCTCACAGGGCTCCGTTGTCGTAGAGAGCAATGCGAAGAAGGTGCAGCACCAGACCGGCGGCATCATAGGACAAATCCTGGTCAAGGAAGGCGACCGCGTGTCGGCCGGCGACGTGATCGTGCGGCTCGACGAGACCACGTCGCGCGCCAGCCTGCAGATCATCGCCCAGCAATATGACCGCACCGTCGCGCGTCAGGCGCGGCTGCAAGCAGAGCGTCTCGGGCTTTCTGAAATCGCATTTCCGGAAGACATCGCAAAGCGTGCGACCGACCCCGACCTTGAGACCGTGATTGCCGGCGAGAAAGCGCTGTTCGAAAGTCGCGCCAGGGCTTCCACGGGACTGAAGTCGCAGCTCGAGGCGCGGTCGGGACAGCTCAAGCGGCAGATCGAGGGCCTGACCGCCCAGCGCAAGGCGACCGACGACGCGGCTTCGCTGGTGGAGAGGGACTTCAACACCCTTCAGAAGCTCTACGAGAAGAAACTCACCCCGCTGGAGCGCGTGAGTCAGCTGCAACTTGACCTGTCCCGGCTGCACGGCGAGTCCGGACGCCTCGCGGCCGCCATCGCCGAGACCGAAGGCAAAATCAGCGAGACGAAGCTGCAGGCCCTGCAGGTCGATGAGGACATGCGCAAGGACGTAAATGAGGAACTCCGCGAACTCGACGGCAAAGAGGTCGAACTGGTCGAGCGCAAGGTAGTCGCGCAGGACCAGCTCGCGCGCACCGAAATCCGCGCCCCGCAGTCTGGCTTCGTACAGGAGCTGGCGGTCCATACCGTCGGCGGCGTCATCGCGCCCGGCGAAACGCTCATGCTGATTGTTCCTGAGCAAGACCGACTGGTCGTCGACGCCATGGTGGCTCCGGCCAGCATCGACGACGTCAAGCCGGGACAGCCGGCGTCGATCCGCTTCCCGGCGTTCGATGTCGCCACCACGCCGGAGTGCAAAGGCACCGTCCAGAGAGTTTCGGCCGATCTCATCAAGGACCCACAGCGGCAAGTGTCCTACTTTGTCGCCAGGACGGTCCTCGACGATCAGGCCGCCTGCCTCAAGGACGCCAAACGCCTGCAACCGGGCATGCCAGCGGAGGTCCACATCCAGACCGGAGAGCGCAAGGTGTTGTCCTATGTCCTGAAGCCGCTGTCGGACCAGATGCACCGTGCGTTCAGGGAATGA